Proteins encoded within one genomic window of [Enterobacter] lignolyticus SCF1:
- a CDS encoding porin codes for MMKRNILAVVIPALLVAGAANAAEIYNKNGNKLDFYGKVNGEHDFVTTGNDGNNNSKDGTYAQIGFKGETQINDLLVGYGQWEYRMMANTPEGAQASKNRLAFAGLKAGDYGSIDYGRNYGIVYDVESYTDMAPSFSGMTWGGNYVDNFMTSRGTGMLTYRNSDFFGLADGLHFGVQYQGKNERTDVNTANGDGFGYSLGYDFGEGFGVIGSYSNANRTLKQEADGKGSKAEAWALGAKYDANNVYLATVYAETRNTTRTGSSGDAGFANKTQNFEVVAQYQFDFGLRPAISYVQTKGKDLSPSGSFKGGDADLSKFIQIGGTYYFNKNFNVWADYYINLLDKNSAYAESVGGINGNDDMAAVGVTYQF; via the coding sequence ATGATGAAGCGCAATATCCTGGCAGTGGTTATCCCTGCCCTGCTGGTAGCTGGTGCGGCCAACGCAGCAGAAATCTATAACAAGAACGGCAACAAGCTGGACTTCTACGGTAAAGTTAACGGCGAGCACGATTTCGTTACCACCGGTAACGACGGTAACAACAACAGCAAAGACGGTACCTACGCGCAGATCGGTTTCAAAGGCGAAACTCAGATCAACGACTTGCTGGTGGGTTACGGCCAGTGGGAATACCGTATGATGGCTAACACCCCGGAAGGTGCTCAGGCTAGCAAAAACCGTCTGGCCTTCGCGGGTCTGAAAGCGGGCGATTACGGCAGCATCGACTACGGCCGTAACTACGGTATCGTGTACGACGTTGAGTCCTACACCGATATGGCGCCGTCCTTCTCCGGTATGACCTGGGGCGGTAACTACGTAGACAACTTCATGACCAGCCGCGGCACCGGCATGCTGACCTACCGTAACAGCGATTTCTTCGGTCTGGCTGATGGCCTGCACTTCGGCGTTCAGTATCAGGGCAAAAACGAGCGTACCGACGTTAACACCGCTAACGGCGACGGCTTCGGCTACTCCCTGGGTTACGACTTCGGCGAAGGCTTCGGCGTAATCGGTTCTTACAGCAACGCCAACCGTACCCTGAAACAGGAAGCTGACGGCAAAGGCAGCAAAGCTGAAGCATGGGCACTGGGCGCGAAATACGATGCCAACAACGTATACCTGGCAACCGTTTATGCTGAAACCCGCAACACCACCCGTACTGGTTCTAGCGGCGACGCTGGCTTCGCTAACAAAACTCAGAACTTCGAAGTTGTTGCTCAGTACCAGTTCGACTTCGGCCTGCGTCCGGCAATCTCCTACGTGCAGACCAAAGGTAAAGACCTGTCCCCATCAGGCTCCTTCAAAGGCGGTGATGCTGACCTGTCGAAATTCATCCAGATCGGCGGTACTTACTACTTCAACAAGAACTTCAACGTCTGGGCTGACTACTACATCAACCTGCTGGACAAAAACAGCGCCTATGCAGAGTCTGTTGGCGGCATCAACGGCAACGACGACATGGCTGCAGTCGGTGTGACTTACCAGTTCTAA
- a CDS encoding MBL fold metallo-hydrolase, producing MNYRIIPVTAFAQNCSLIWCEQTKLAALVDPGGDAEHIKQEVAAAGVTLMQILLTHGHLDHVGAAAELAQHYGVPVIGPEKEDEFWLQGLPAQSRMFGLEDCPPLTPDRWLNEGDTVSVGNVSLQVLHCPGHTPGHVVFFDDASRLLISGDVIFKGGVGRSDFPRGNHAELIASIKQKLMPLGDDVTFIPGHGPLSTLGYERQHNPFLQDEMPVW from the coding sequence ATGAACTATCGTATTATTCCGGTTACCGCTTTCGCCCAGAACTGTTCGCTTATCTGGTGTGAGCAAACCAAACTCGCCGCGCTGGTGGACCCGGGCGGCGACGCTGAACATATCAAACAGGAAGTCGCGGCAGCTGGCGTGACGTTGATGCAGATCCTGCTTACGCATGGCCATCTTGACCATGTGGGAGCAGCAGCGGAACTGGCGCAGCATTACGGTGTGCCGGTTATCGGACCGGAAAAAGAAGATGAGTTCTGGCTGCAAGGGCTACCGGCGCAAAGCCGGATGTTCGGCCTTGAGGACTGCCCGCCGCTGACGCCGGATCGCTGGCTTAACGAAGGCGATACGGTGAGCGTAGGCAATGTGAGTCTGCAGGTGCTGCACTGTCCGGGGCATACGCCGGGCCATGTCGTGTTCTTTGATGATGCGTCGCGGCTGTTGATTTCTGGCGACGTGATTTTCAAAGGTGGAGTAGGGCGGAGCGATTTCCCGCGCGGTAACCACGCTGAGCTTATTGCCTCTATTAAGCAAAAGCTGATGCCGCTTGGCGATGACGTGACCTTTATTCCCGGCCACGGCCCGCTGTCGACGCTCGGCTATGAGCGCCAGCACAACCCGTTCCTGCAGGACGAAATGCCCGTCTGGTAA
- a CDS encoding amino acid aminotransferase: MFENITAAPADPILGLADLFRADDRPTKINLGIGVYKDETGKTPVLTSVKKAELYLLENETTKNYLSIDGIPEFGRCTQELLFGKGNAIINDKRARTAQTPGGTGGLRVAADFLAKNTSAKRVWVSNPSWPNHKGVFNSAGLEVCEYAYYDAENHALDFNGLLASLNEAQAGDVVLFHGCCHNPTGIDPTFEQWQQLAAMSVEKGWLPLFDFAYQGFARGLEEDAEGLRAFAALHKELLVASSFSKNFGLYNERVGACTLVAADADAADRAFSQMKSVIRANYSNPPAHGASVVATILSNDALRAIWEQELTDMRQRIQRMRLLFVNTLAEKGASRDFSFITRQNGMFSFSGLTKEQVLRLREEFGIYAVASGRINVAGMTPDNMAPLCEAIVAVL, from the coding sequence ATGTTTGAGAACATAACTGCCGCCCCTGCCGACCCAATTCTGGGCCTGGCCGACCTGTTTCGTGCCGATGACCGTCCGACGAAAATTAACCTCGGGATTGGTGTTTACAAAGATGAGACCGGGAAAACCCCGGTACTGACCAGCGTAAAAAAAGCAGAACTCTATTTGCTGGAAAATGAAACCACGAAAAATTATCTCAGCATTGACGGGATCCCGGAATTTGGCCGCTGCACTCAGGAACTGCTGTTCGGTAAAGGCAACGCCATTATCAACGATAAACGTGCCCGCACCGCGCAAACGCCGGGCGGCACCGGCGGCCTGCGCGTCGCCGCCGATTTCCTCGCAAAAAATACCTCCGCGAAGCGCGTGTGGGTCAGCAATCCGAGCTGGCCGAACCACAAAGGCGTGTTTAACTCCGCCGGTCTGGAAGTGTGCGAATACGCTTATTATGACGCTGAGAATCACGCCCTTGATTTCAACGGGCTGCTGGCAAGCCTGAACGAGGCCCAGGCAGGCGACGTGGTGCTGTTCCACGGCTGCTGCCATAACCCAACCGGTATTGACCCAACCTTCGAGCAGTGGCAGCAGCTGGCGGCGATGTCCGTCGAAAAAGGCTGGTTACCGCTGTTTGACTTCGCCTACCAGGGTTTTGCCCGCGGTCTGGAAGAGGATGCGGAAGGCTTGCGCGCGTTTGCGGCGCTGCATAAAGAGCTGCTGGTCGCCAGCTCCTTCTCGAAAAACTTTGGCTTGTACAACGAGCGCGTAGGCGCCTGTACACTGGTTGCCGCCGACGCTGACGCCGCCGATCGCGCGTTCAGCCAGATGAAGTCCGTCATTCGCGCCAACTACTCCAACCCGCCAGCGCATGGGGCATCCGTTGTCGCCACTATTCTGAGCAATGACGCGCTGCGCGCTATCTGGGAACAAGAGCTGACCGACATGCGCCAGCGCATTCAGCGCATGCGTCTGCTGTTCGTCAACACGCTGGCTGAGAAAGGCGCCAGCCGCGATTTCAGCTTCATTACCCGTCAAAATGGGATGTTCTCTTTCAGCGGGCTGACCAAAGAGCAGGTTCTGCGTCTGCGCGAGGAGTTCGGCATTTATGCCGTTGCGTCCGGACGTATTAACGTCGCCGGGATGACGCCTGACAATATGGCACCGCTGTGCGAGGCGATTGTCGCGGTGCTTTAA
- the asnS gene encoding asparagine--tRNA ligase: MSVVPVADVLQGRVAVDSEVTVRGWVRTRRDSKAGFSFLAIYDGSCFDPVQAVINNSLPNYNQEVLRLTTGCSVIVTGKIVASQGQGQAYELQATSVEVTGWVDDPDTYPMAAKRHSIEYLREVAHLRPRTNLIGAVARVRHTLAQALHRFFDEQGFFWVSTPLITASDTEGAGEMFRVSTLDLENLPRNDQGKVDFDKDFFGKEAFLTVSGQLNGETYACALSKIYTFGPTFRAENSNTSRHLAEFWMLEPEVAFADLEDNARLAEAMLKYVFKAVLEERPDDMKFFAERVDSEAVSRLERFINADFAQVDYTDAVTILENCGKTFENPVFWGVDLSSEHERYLAEQHFKAPVVVKNYPKDIKAFYMRLNDDGKTVAAMDVLAPGIGEIIGGSQREERLDVLDARLAEMGLNKEDYAWYRDLRRYGTVPHAGFGLGFERLIAYVTGVQNVRDVIPFPRTPRNASF, from the coding sequence ATGAGCGTTGTGCCTGTAGCCGACGTACTCCAGGGCCGTGTCGCCGTTGACAGCGAAGTCACCGTGCGCGGATGGGTGCGTACTCGCCGAGATTCAAAAGCTGGCTTTTCCTTCCTCGCCATCTATGATGGTTCCTGCTTTGATCCTGTACAGGCCGTTATCAATAATTCTCTGCCCAATTACAATCAGGAAGTGCTGCGTTTGACCACCGGCTGTTCGGTTATCGTCACGGGCAAAATCGTTGCTTCTCAGGGTCAGGGCCAGGCGTATGAACTCCAGGCGACGTCCGTGGAAGTCACCGGTTGGGTTGACGATCCGGATACCTACCCTATGGCGGCGAAGCGTCACAGCATCGAATATCTGCGTGAAGTCGCGCACCTGCGTCCGCGCACCAACCTGATTGGCGCGGTAGCCCGCGTTCGCCATACTCTGGCGCAGGCTCTGCACCGTTTCTTTGACGAACAAGGGTTTTTCTGGGTTTCCACACCGCTTATCACCGCCTCGGATACCGAAGGCGCCGGCGAGATGTTCCGCGTATCGACGCTGGATCTGGAAAACCTGCCGCGTAACGATCAGGGCAAAGTCGATTTCGACAAAGACTTCTTTGGTAAAGAAGCCTTCCTGACCGTTTCCGGGCAGCTGAACGGCGAGACCTATGCCTGCGCGCTGTCGAAGATCTACACCTTCGGCCCGACATTCCGTGCGGAAAACTCCAATACCAGCCGTCACCTGGCGGAGTTCTGGATGCTGGAGCCGGAAGTCGCGTTTGCCGATCTGGAAGACAACGCCCGTCTGGCGGAAGCCATGCTGAAGTATGTCTTTAAGGCGGTGCTGGAAGAGCGCCCTGACGATATGAAGTTCTTTGCAGAACGCGTCGACAGCGAAGCCGTCAGCCGTCTGGAGCGTTTTATCAACGCTGATTTCGCCCAGGTGGATTACACCGATGCGGTTACGATTCTGGAAAACTGCGGTAAAACCTTCGAGAACCCGGTGTTCTGGGGCGTTGACCTCTCTTCCGAGCATGAGCGTTATCTGGCCGAGCAGCACTTCAAGGCGCCGGTTGTCGTGAAGAACTACCCGAAAGATATCAAGGCGTTTTATATGCGCCTTAACGATGACGGCAAAACCGTTGCCGCGATGGACGTACTGGCGCCGGGTATCGGCGAAATTATCGGGGGTTCCCAGCGTGAAGAGCGTCTTGACGTACTGGATGCGCGTCTCGCTGAAATGGGCCTGAATAAAGAAGACTACGCCTGGTATCGCGATCTGCGCCGTTACGGCACCGTACCGCATGCCGGCTTCGGTCTCGGCTTCGAGCGTCTGATTGCCTATGTCACCGGCGTACAGAACGTTCGCGACGTGATCCCGTTCCCGCGTACCCCGCGTAACGCCAGCTTCTGA
- the pncB gene encoding nicotinate phosphoribosyltransferase, with translation MTLFASPVLHSMLDTDAYKLHMQQAVFHHYYDVHVAAEFRCRGDDLLGIYADAIREQVETMQSLKLQDDEYQWLSGLPFFKQDYLNWLREFRYDPRQVTVSNDNGKLNIRLEGPWREVIMWEVPLLAVISELVHRYRSPDVGIPLALETLEHKLADFSRMTADIDTSAFRLMDFGTRRRFSRDVQQAIVERLQQEPWFVGTSNYDLARRLSLTPMGTQAHEWFQAHQQISPELATSQRVALAAWLEEYPNQLGIALTDCITMDAFLRDFGPEFAQRYQGLRHDSGDPVEWGEKAIAHYEKLGIDPLSKVLVFSDNLDLGKAVELYRHFSSRVNLSFGIGTRLTCDLPQVKPLNIVIKLVECNGKPVAKLSDSPGKTICHDKAFVRALRKAFDLPQVKKAS, from the coding sequence ATGACACTATTCGCTTCCCCTGTTCTGCACTCGATGCTAGATACGGATGCTTACAAGCTGCATATGCAGCAGGCTGTCTTCCATCATTATTATGATGTACATGTGGCGGCGGAATTCCGCTGCCGCGGCGACGATCTGCTCGGCATTTATGCAGACGCCATTCGCGAGCAGGTTGAGACGATGCAATCGCTCAAATTGCAGGATGACGAATACCAGTGGCTGTCCGGGCTTCCTTTCTTTAAGCAGGATTACCTCAACTGGCTGCGCGAATTCCGCTATGACCCGCGTCAGGTCACCGTCAGCAATGACAACGGCAAGCTGAATATCCGGCTCGAAGGGCCGTGGCGTGAAGTCATTATGTGGGAGGTCCCGCTGCTGGCGGTAATCAGCGAGCTGGTTCACCGCTACCGCTCGCCGGACGTCGGCATCCCGCTGGCGCTGGAAACGCTTGAACATAAGCTTGCTGATTTTTCCCGCATGACGGCCGACATCGACACATCGGCCTTCCGGTTGATGGATTTCGGCACCCGCCGCCGCTTCTCCCGCGACGTGCAGCAGGCTATCGTTGAGCGCCTGCAGCAGGAGCCGTGGTTTGTCGGCACCAGCAATTACGATCTGGCGCGCCGTCTGTCGCTGACGCCGATGGGCACCCAGGCGCACGAATGGTTCCAGGCGCACCAGCAAATTAGCCCGGAGCTTGCCACCAGCCAACGCGTGGCGCTGGCGGCCTGGCTTGAGGAATACCCCAACCAGCTGGGGATCGCCCTCACCGACTGCATCACCATGGATGCGTTTTTGCGTGATTTCGGTCCTGAATTCGCGCAGCGCTATCAGGGCCTGCGCCATGACTCCGGCGACCCGGTGGAATGGGGTGAAAAAGCCATCGCCCATTATGAAAAGCTGGGCATCGATCCGCTGAGCAAAGTGCTGGTATTTTCGGATAATCTGGATTTAGGCAAGGCCGTTGAGCTGTACCGACACTTCTCCTCCCGCGTGAACCTGAGTTTCGGTATTGGCACCCGTTTAACCTGCGATCTTCCCCAGGTGAAACCACTGAATATTGTCATTAAACTGGTTGAATGTAACGGTAAGCCGGTTGCCAAACTGTCAGACAGCCCGGGGAAAACCATCTGCCACGACAAGGCGTTTGTCCGGGCGCTGCGCAAAGCCTTTGACCTTCCTCAGGTGAAAAAGGCCAGTTAA